From Panicum hallii strain FIL2 chromosome 2, PHallii_v3.1, whole genome shotgun sequence, a single genomic window includes:
- the LOC112879723 gene encoding uncharacterized protein LOC112879723 produces the protein MIVRQLFTRLVFNLQFESSLSMEIISFWMWLEGIGHADFLASIDSLDNYRLHSIASGAKMFIEALRLRSIQQSNHRSVEGGYFRKEAVKGIVFYLNNVCYRVLEDILEVATSKENIYRRANQAQQQYVKGKAPMTMTTKDLLSKIKASFISARSHQEGSSSRSIVVPSPKTHILKDIENPIEQCLSSTYPLASLFEALNIREEEEEEEPADIQIQQQPNVPRDERTLFVTFSNGYPFTADELYEFFIGNFGDVEVISVQEPVAPKPPLYAHITFYTQDTLFRVLAGHPRVKFVIRGKHLWARKFVPKRKKAHNF, from the exons ATGATTGTGCGCCAGTTGTTCACCCGTTTGGTCTTCAACCTTCAGTTCGAGTCCTCCCTTTCCATGGAGATCATCTCCTTCTGGATGTGGCTTGAAGGGATTGGTCATGCTGACTTCCTTGCAAGCATAGACTCACTCGACAACTACCGTCTGCACTCAATCGCCTCGGGTGCAAAAATGTTTATTGAAGCTCTGCGTCTTAGGTCCATCCAGCAGTCAAATCATAGATCTGTGGAAGGGGGCTATTTCCGCAAAGAAGCTGTGAAAGGCATTGTTTTCTACCTCAACAATGTCTGCTACAGGGTCTTAGAAGACATTCTCGAAGTAGCGACATCAAAAGAAAACATCTACCGCCGTGCCAACCAAGCTCAGCAGCAATACGTGAAGGGCAAAGCTCCCATGACCATGACCACG AAGGATCTCCTGTCCAAGATCAAGGCTTCTTTTATTAGTGCTCGTAGCCATCAAGAAGGCTCAAGTTCTAGAAGCATTGTGGTGCCGTCTCCAAAAACTCACATCCTCAAGGATATAGAAAATCCAATCGAACAGTGCCTCTCATCAACATACCCTTTGGCAAGCCTCTTCGAGGCTCTTAACataagggaggaggaggag gaggaggagccagctGAT ATCCAGATACAGCAACAGCCCAACGTACCACGTGATGAGAGAACCCTCTTCGTGACTTTCTCCAATGGCTACCCATTTACTGCAGATGAACTCTATGAGTTCTTCATTGG GAACTTTGGAGATGTTGAAGTCATAAGTGTGCAGGAGCCGGTTGCACCTAAGCCACCACTTTATGCACACATCACGTTTTACACACAGGACACACTCTTCCGCGTCCTTGCTGGTCACCCGAGGGTCAAGTTCGTGATACGAGGGAAACATCTATGGGCTCGAAAGTTCGTTCCGAAGCGGAAGAAAGCTCACAACTTTTAA
- the LOC112880834 gene encoding uncharacterized protein LOC112880834, with the protein MSSSRWIKAEVYPLFATTGVAVGICVMQLVRNITTNPEVRVTKENRAAGVLDNHDEGRRYSQHGVRRFWLSQRRDYMHALDNVPAAESKTTTNK; encoded by the exons ATGTCGTCTTCCCGCTGGATTAAGGCGGAG GTGTACCCGCTGTTCGCGACGACGGGTGTTGCGGTGGGGATCTGCGTGATGCAGCTGGTGCGCAACATCACCACCAACCCGGAGGTGCGGGTGACCAAGGAGAACCGGGCGGCCGGGGTGCTGGACAACCACGACGAGGGCCGGCGCTACTCGCAGCACGGCGTCCGCAGGTTCTGGCTCTCGCAGCGCCGCGACTACATGCACGCCCTGGACAACGTGCCGGCAGCAGAATCCAAGACGACGACCAACAAGTAG